One genomic window of Caenorhabditis elegans chromosome I includes the following:
- the ZC328.3 gene encoding VASt domain-containing protein (Confirmed by transcript evidence), whose translation MTNLSSRSFNSSISPRTEASTLKNNNDKDNTSQSSTSSDFHDEDSATHFSEQFEQEDEIIEEVPCPCSEHFGRLIMDKEFKVSVEKFYELLFTDNEFLTMLNQKTKTAEYVAATWVRDHQGDNTRTCTYTVSLAHAMAPKAIIVNEKQILTHYPNPKQGIMMQKETQNSGVPYSDNFTVNCRYCISRTGPTSCRIKVHGGVMYKKSTWAVVKTFIEKGTHQGLDEHYQLLSKLVDEYAANHPDEDLRAPMSITFPNGRDVIKSCESESTPNEVRHRRSQKSPERLLAGGEIAKIVDDSQFLPESQIIQPIATTNKLTAVDYKPFLIAIIALLTLFFIANIWILHGFHRESLPVSRNDQDLAEMLSTLMDQVKQLKEKVDQIKKSE comes from the exons AACCTCAGCTCCCGATCCTTCAACAGTTCCATTTCTCCACGCACCGAAGCTtctactttgaaaaataacaacgACAAAGACAACACGTCCCAAAGTTCCACGTCATCCGACTTCCATGATGAAGATTCAGCTACTCATTTCTCTGAACAGTTTGAGCAAGAAGatgaaataattgaagaaGTTCCATGTCCTTGTTCTGAACATTTTGGACGTCTTATTATGGATAAGGAATTCAAAGTTTCTGTTGAGAAGTTCTATGAATTGTTATTCACGGATAATGAGTTCCTAACTATgttgaatcaaaaaacaaagacTGCTGAGTATGTAGCTGCAACATGGGTTCGTGATCATCAAGGAGACAACACGCGTACTTGCACATATACAGTATCCCTAGCTCATGCAATGGCTCCAAAAGCAATTATTGTGAATGAGAAACAAATTCTAACACATTATCCAAATCCAAAACAAGGAATAATGATGCAAAAAGAGACACAGAACTCTGGAGTACCATATTCTGATAATTTCACTGTCAATTGTCGATACTGCATATCAAGAACTGGTCCAACATCGTGTAGAATAAAGGTACACGGAGGTGTTATGTACAAGAAGAGTACATGGGCAGTGGTGAAGACATTCATTGAGAAAGGGACTCATCAGGGTCTTGATGAACATTATCAATTGTTGAGTAAGCTTGTTGATGAGTATGCAGCCAATCATCCAGACGAGGATCTCag agcccCAATGTCGATTACATTCCCAAATGGAAGAGATGTCATAAAATCATGCGAATCAGAGTCCACACCCAATGAGGTCCGCCACCGTCGTTCACAGAAGTCTCCAGAACGTCTTCTGGCTGGTGGCGAAATCGCGAAAATTGTCGATGATTCGCAGTTTCTCCCTGAATCACAAATCATTCAACCTATTGCAACTACCAATAAACTGACTGCAGTTGATTACAAACCGTTCTTGATTGCTATCATTGCTCTTCTGACGTTATTCTTCATTGCAAACATCTGGATTCTGCATGGATTTCACAGAGAATCTTTGCCTGTTTCAAG AAATGACCAGGATCTTGCTGAGATGTTGTCGACATTAATGGATCAAGTGAAACAGCTCAAAGAAAAAGTggatcaaattaaaaaatctgaatag
- the ZC328.8 gene encoding uncharacterized protein (Confirmed by transcript evidence), producing MHLVVNLTNIRVSVDL from the coding sequence ATGCATCTCGTCGTTAATCTGACCAATATTCGAGTTTCTGTGGATTTGTGA
- the ZC328.8 gene encoding uncharacterized protein (Confirmed by transcript evidence) → MTNIRVSVDL, encoded by the coding sequence CTGACCAATATTCGAGTTTCTGTGGATTTGTGA
- the san-1 gene encoding BUB1 N-terminal domain-containing protein (Confirmed by transcript evidence), with product MAEEPYVFTLKKRNNDDAEDDWDRYSENVRPTRRGRKIDALKRNVEEVVTEETARLKLDQLLEELQNLECSEESEELQKILDFCSWFEEKLAIGFHKVYYELLWKIISRHGFLEKYKEDERMLKIWEKMADNSAGHAHDIYQFAISRKSLVKCAALYARWSQSVELAGAYVEARRVLILARTNCAVPIQIVNDAEDALEMREMRRHLQERDSDDDEEEEETRKAFTNLPVIGDNHTVPIVRLPSMCSDTTKKAMKFDTGNVERVNPVCKDNQMQPFEVLSYTDADDVEYLRNVHELHAHIERYAIKETTNPSITGSSTSEAAAVTIYPVSSSEFEVWTVEGSGPTKAKARMAIKRVFKDLSFEEYAASLLPNHPSMVRATAKKLDFDETL from the exons ATGGCAGAAGAACCGTACGTTTTCACTcttaaaaaacgaaacaatGATGACGCAGAAGATGATTGGGATCGATATTCGGAAAATGTCCGCCCAACAAGAAGGGGAAGAAAGATTGACGCACTGAAAAGA aatgttgaAGAAGTTGTTACCGAAGAAACTGCACGCTTAAAGCTTGATCAACTTCTCGAAGAACTTCAAAACCTGGAATGTTCAGAAGAAAGCGAAgaacttcagaaaattctagatttctGTTCGTGGTTTGAAGAGAAACTTGCAATTGGTTTTCACAAAGTATATTACGAACTTCTCTGGAAAATAATCAGCAG acATGGATTCCTGGAGAAATACAAAGAGGACGAGAGAATGCTTAAAATTTGGGAGAAAATGGCAGATAATAGCGCTGGTCATGCACATGATATTTATCAGTTTGCTATTAGCAGAAAATCTTTAGTAAA gtgcGCTGCTCTCTACGCTCGTTGGTCTCAATCTGTGGAACTAGCTGGTGCATACGTAGAAGCCAGACGTGTTCTGATTCTTGCTCGAACTAATTGCGCAGTTCCAATACAAATCGTCAATGATGCCGAAGATGCTCTAGAAATGAGAGAAATGCGAAGACATCTACAGGAAAGAGActctgatgatgatgaggaagaGGAAGAAACGAGAAAAGCATTCACTAATTTACCAG tgattggTGATAATCATACAGTTCCGATTGTTCGTTTGCCATCGATGTGCTCAGATACAACGAAGAAAGCGATGAAGTTTGATACGGGAAACGTGGAAAGGGTTAACCCAGTTTGTAAGGATAATCAAATGCAACCATTTGAG GTTCTCTCCTACACTGATGCGGATGACGTGGAATATTTGAGAAACGTTCATGAGCTTCATGCTCACATCGAAAGATATGCCATCAAGGAAACAACTAATCCGAGTATCACGGGATCATCTACTTCTGAAGCTGCAGCTGTTACT aTTTATCCAGTTTCCAGTTCAGAGTTCGAAGTTTGGACTGTTGAAGGATCTGGACCGACAAAAGCAAAGGCTAGAATGGCTATTAAGCGTGTTTTCAAGGATTTGTCGTTTgag gaATATGCCGCGTCTCTTCTGCCGAATCACCCTTCGATGGTGCGTGCAACTgcaaaaaagttggatttcGATGAGACattgtaa
- the ZC328.5 gene encoding Apple domain-containing protein (Partially confirmed by transcript evidence) — protein MRFQIFTFLALLAAAINIGEGAKPCRAKRPTTEPPSTTTVESSTTRDSKAPCMAVFENMKEEEDGFEDYAMGVTTAASVPECSKTCETDVKCAYSFFKTNKCYAFERFRPTDFVKNGGMPLIFKLYLNGTVTCDTATIDELANTKEKMYYPDGGSYWLFKSIFDNYSLSVKDPAMGYKRRKRSILSWLLNF, from the exons ATGAGGTTTCAAATCTTTACTTTCTTGGCTCTACTAGCAGCGGCGATAAACATTGGCGAG ggCGCAAAGCCATGTCGAGCCAAACGTCCGACCACTGAACCACCATCAACAACTACAGTGGAGAGTTCAACAACTCGTGATTCAAAAGCACCTTGTATGGCAGTATTTGAGAAtatgaaagaagaagaagatggttTTGAAGATTATGCAATGGGAGTTACAACTGCAGCATCAGTACCAGAATGTAGTAAAACTTGTGAAACTGATGTGAAATGTGCATACAGTTTCTTTAAAACTAACAAGTGTTACGCTTTCGAGAGATTTAGACCAACTGATTTTGTGAAGAATGGAGGGATGCCACTTATTTTCAAG ctataTCTCAACGGGACGGTCACATGTGACACTGCTACAATTGATGAATTGGCAAATACGAAGGAGAAAATGTACTATCCAGATGGTGGATCTTATTGgcttttcaaaagtattttcGATAATTATTCTCTCAGTGTTAAAGATCCAGCCATGGGATATAAGAGAAGAAAGAGAAGTATTCTTTCGTGGTTACTCAATTTCTAA
- the cuti-1 gene encoding Protein cuti-1 (Confirmed by transcript evidence) codes for MPNDRVAPLPPNFVYSPHDKFYYAPATCNSMHYTTASYISAFIEFLVMGTGAICFYVMSHKSDSIGKWLFYIQAGITVLSLLTSALMAFGLWKENPQMLGSKLKFIEFIICFLLIWAVISIVCMAFGIQFTRQVFGIFGKVHRIEQDYGPIWPFNIAVVSFFTAAIAIWTRIIIQGAADYLYDKAYFADKQNVELRESSKTR; via the exons ATGCCAAACGACCGGGTGGCTCCATTGCCTCCAAACTTTGTATACTCTCCACATGACAAATTCTACTATGCCCCTGCCACGTGTAATTCAATGCATTATACAACTGCCTCGTACATTTCTGCATTTATTGAATTCCTTGTTATGGGAACTGGAGCTATTTGTTTTTACG taatgAGCCACAAATCGGATTCAATTGGAAAATGGTTGTTTTATATTCAAGCTGGTATTACGGTACTTTCTCTTTTAACAAGTGCTCTAATGGCATTTGGACTTTGGAAAGAAAATCCACAGATGCTAggatcaaaattgaaatttattgaa tttataaTCTGTTTCCTCCTGATCTGGGCGGTCATTTCTATTGTTTGCATGGCCTTTGGAATTCAATTCACAAGACAAGTCTttggaatatttggaaaagttcATCGAATTGAACAAGATTACGGACCAATTTGGCCATTCAACATTGCTGTTGTTTCTTTCTTCACTGCTGCAATTGCTATTTG GACAAGAATCATCATTCAAGGAGCTGCTGATTATCTCTACGATAAAGCTTACTTCGCAGACAAGCAGAACGTCGAACTCAGAGAGTCATCCAAAACCAGATAG
- the klu-2 gene encoding C2H2-type domain-containing protein (Confirmed by transcript evidence), which translates to MNKRPTMIIPPTVEISTIIDVATPSSSADTENRGDGESSVFIGQLQHPPLRRRPVSAMASLPWVAYQAPREDGTDDEDLAVDSTLFLSTSPGIGFGSSMPGGSVSSLALSPPGLSPLNFNDGSPFSLSSTPSSTSSLVRNQNRFTFDHIPFIGSSTNSTPATASTGPPGLSPGGAALNIEHEKSAFEIVSCHHQSAEEILQRVRLGTSGSTSSANNLRNSLSEATTTTTGSVESTSGTADGSAPGQYYCFICEKDFRRPDILSRHTRRHTGEKPFKCEDCGRFFSRSDHLRTHRRTHTDEKPYHCCVCNYSARRRDVLTRHMSTRHQAIAPPSILGTHRNVRRCLSDGDYHKMAAQELRQRHQATREEVEVPPMEDIEDDVIVDDL; encoded by the exons atgaataaaagacCGACGATGATAATTCCTCCAACAGTTGAGATTTCAACTATTATTGATGTTGCAACACCATCTTCATCAGCAGATACCGAG aataGAGGCGACGGCGAATCATCAGTTTTCATCGGTCAGTTGCAGCATCCGCCGCTTCGACGACGACCCGTCTCAGCGATGGCCTCGTTGCCATG GGTAGCCTACCAGGCACCACGCGAAGACGGTACGGACGATGAAGATCTAGCTGTAGATTCAACTCTTTTTCTGTCAACTTCTCCAGGAATCGGTTTCGGATCTTCAATGCCGGGTGGATCAGTGAGCAGCCTTGCTCTTTCACCACCTGGTCTCTCTCCTTTAAACTTTAATGACGGATCTCCATTCTCACTTTCATCAACTCCTTCTTCAACTTCATCTCTTGTCAG aaatcagaATCGATTCACATTTGATCACATTCCATTTATTGGATCATCAACTAATTCAACTCCAGCGACGGCATCTACTGGACCACCGGGTTTATCTCCAGGAG GTGCTGCTCTAAATattgaacatgaaaaatctGCATTTGAAATAGTATCCTGTCATCATCAAAGCGCTGAAGAAATTCTTCAACGTGTTCGTCTCGGAACATCTGGATCCACGTCATCAGCCAATAATCTGAGGAATAGTTTAAGTGAAgctacaacaacaacaacaggaTCCGTTGAATCGACTTCTGGAACAGCTGATGGATCGGCTCCGGGACA atactATTGTTTTATTTGCGAGAAAGATTTTCGTCGTCCTGATATTCTATCAAGACATACTCGAAGGCATACCGGAGAGAAACCATTTAAATGTGAAGATTGTGGACGATTTTTCTCAAGATCTGATCATTTGCGAACTCATCGGAGAACTCATACTGATGAGAAACCATATCATTGTTGTGTTTGTAATTATTCGGCT agacgGCGTGACGTTCTCACACGTCACATGTCGACAAGGCACCAAGCAATTGCTCCACCATCAATTCTTGGAACACACAGAAATGTGAGAAG ATGCTTATCGGATGGTGATTACCATAAAATGGCTGCACAAGAACTTCGGCAACGTCATCAAGCAACACGTGAAGAAGTTGAAGTTCCACCAATGGAAGATATTGAAGATGATGTTATTGTGGACGATCTTTGA